One Endozoicomonas gorgoniicola DNA window includes the following coding sequences:
- a CDS encoding IS66 family transposase, protein MHLPDSLFSSTDNEQLRSFVKNLLDTVEKQSVQIERQRVQIEQLVEENEQLRAEIRHLKKHKGKPKIRPNVSDKGDDQEDSSSAEDTDQAAGKSDTDRPPKSKRPRSQEAGETAAPPMTVDREEICSIAAPGENWRFKCYIDFFHTELDLRFVTTRYRREYYTTPEGGVSAPLPDHVKDRFGDNLKAHLLDFYHSCSTTQPLLLSWLHDHGCSISEGSLSNILTKGHDIFHQEKEELLEAGLTCSDYLQADDTGARHQGKNGYCLFIGNPYFSYFHSSDSKSRINFLGCLQGQQRLYLLNDVAIDYMENQVDVSKKWITALSECGEKRFSTEEEWESFLNSIGCAAPQQRRWATEGVLKAALMLNHRLENLIIHSDGARQFDTAFQHSLCWYHAGRNMDKLIPANDLERAARDTVQDQYWCLYDDIEAYQKKPTDKEKQKLYQEFDRWVTQRVDYPALQAELGKLMVVREELLLVLEYPWLPLHNNLSERQIREYVKRRKVSGGTRSKLGRKCRDTFASLKKTCKQHGVSFANYLRDRLTGTNLIPQLGHLILKASGYQETVLANGI, encoded by the coding sequence ATGCACCTGCCTGACTCACTATTCTCCAGTACAGACAATGAACAGTTGCGTTCATTCGTCAAAAACCTTCTCGACACGGTCGAGAAGCAATCTGTGCAAATTGAAAGGCAGCGCGTTCAGATCGAACAGCTGGTCGAAGAGAACGAACAGCTTCGAGCAGAAATTCGCCACCTGAAGAAGCACAAGGGCAAGCCTAAAATCAGGCCTAATGTCTCGGACAAGGGCGATGATCAGGAAGACAGCTCTTCTGCGGAAGACACTGATCAGGCTGCCGGGAAAAGTGACACTGATCGTCCGCCGAAAAGTAAACGACCACGATCACAAGAAGCCGGTGAAACCGCTGCACCACCAATGACTGTTGACCGAGAGGAAATCTGTTCAATCGCTGCTCCCGGTGAGAACTGGCGCTTCAAGTGCTATATCGACTTTTTCCATACTGAGCTGGACTTGCGTTTTGTCACTACTCGCTACAGGCGTGAGTATTACACAACTCCGGAAGGCGGGGTGTCAGCCCCGCTACCTGATCATGTGAAAGACCGTTTTGGCGACAACCTGAAAGCCCATCTGCTGGATTTTTATCATTCATGCAGTACGACACAGCCACTACTGCTATCTTGGCTGCACGACCATGGATGCTCAATATCAGAAGGTTCCCTGAGCAACATCCTGACGAAAGGCCATGATATTTTCCACCAGGAAAAAGAAGAATTGCTGGAAGCAGGGCTGACTTGCTCTGATTATCTCCAGGCCGACGACACAGGTGCTCGCCACCAAGGAAAAAACGGCTACTGCCTGTTTATCGGCAACCCTTATTTTTCCTACTTCCATAGCAGCGACAGTAAGAGCAGGATTAATTTCCTGGGCTGTCTGCAAGGGCAGCAGCGGCTTTATCTTCTCAACGACGTTGCCATTGACTACATGGAGAATCAGGTTGATGTGTCGAAGAAGTGGATCACTGCGCTATCCGAATGCGGCGAGAAGCGTTTCTCAACAGAAGAAGAGTGGGAGAGCTTCCTTAACAGCATTGGTTGTGCTGCCCCGCAACAAAGGCGCTGGGCGACAGAGGGTGTTTTAAAGGCCGCATTGATGCTCAATCATCGCCTTGAGAACCTGATTATCCATAGCGATGGAGCCCGGCAGTTTGATACAGCCTTTCAGCATTCGCTGTGTTGGTACCATGCGGGAAGAAACATGGACAAGCTGATACCGGCCAATGACCTGGAACGAGCCGCCCGTGACACCGTGCAGGATCAGTACTGGTGCCTCTACGACGACATTGAGGCCTACCAGAAAAAACCAACGGACAAGGAGAAACAGAAGCTCTACCAGGAGTTTGATCGTTGGGTAACACAGCGGGTTGACTACCCTGCCTTGCAGGCTGAGTTGGGCAAACTGATGGTTGTCAGGGAAGAGCTGTTATTGGTTCTTGAGTATCCGTGGCTGCCACTGCACAACAACCTGAGCGAGAGGCAGATCAGAGAGTATGTGAAACGGCGAAAGGTTAGCGGTGGTACCCGGAGTAAACTTGGGAGGAAATGCCGCGACACCTTTGCCAGTTTGAAAAAGACCTGTAAACAACACGGGGTGTCCTTTGCCAACTATCTCAGGGACAGGCTGACTGGAACCAATCTGATTCCGCAGCTGGGGCATCTCATCCTGAAGGCATCAGGCTATCAGGAAACGGTTCTTGCCAATGGAATATGA
- a CDS encoding E3 ubiquitin-protein ligase, giving the protein MDSEHNITRCLLSKASGLNQSLPSFFSLTNLGSYLYTRLSMAGSDHNNIPFVGVSKLKQPSLPLPKIPVPGFTSPALFSSDNFSSDNFSSDNFSSDNTEPLNQKEWVRSYLIPDNHSIDLTDKLNSAFHHIYQHQASGAEKPEKDTYLDIYASLINHKVRQVIVLPEHLLMQEQTFGFLNNLLEASLDAWLTHYLSISDTSSLIRLITVFIETAKAVMVSGAGGGDWNKGGWINNEFSDDAPFSVRISFSPQTPAQWMQALITLEMEQKHRLIALLYNQLHASVLSGNRNLARILRDRIMLIEVEAGDRLGRINDSGHSAAELSMHAEQLIRVFLSHAEDVQRYQTLATQNTSHTYSGRRHSAIELIFNEIESRLEQLTGSGASQREISELYSALQSLALLSGHFIHDYDSENSQLVDGDRQPTENSDKGTPSTTTGNVFSTTRTGGDSNRRPTRSLRQSGRENGDDDGDGNRPPHPGPGSPRYLYNSPADVETTMVTELENNPVGLTLNAVKTLLEAFGNQLLGVQSSNYPNNTLLHIIYLNQKTDIIEWIDTHIPSQDLNLVLSTSNLKNETPDTLKTNRKHSAREGLPPPPEHLIRNRERANTNNQPTGRPLRSPARYPSGSLTNKATFIVTDLDNTPRVLTLDIVKSLINHFGNQVLGVKSSNSSKNTLLHIIYLSQKTDIINWIHTNIPRQNLNSMLSARNSKNETPATQKINLRHSVWEGLPPPEAGASSTSAGNGLTTPGTSSGSSYSLQTRPHHHSYNNLPYVEMQAVTELENNPADLTLNALKSLIEEHGEEVLGMRSSNDARNTLLHIIYLNKKISIINWINTNVSNDLRKVLFRTMNNQNIAPAMLANRLNKNRKAAKLVHENISSEQIKALSEALKRVESPLQKEQEFNRRQDLNPGNARHKKAAHKNKSAPSDRAKVTNVRSLYDPDTGKSQTMPCAAHKESGCHNGFAKVPCCSGSVEPARICLEYLYFVVENYLKSQSTPCPNCQTPLDVPALLELTLKDISDKNETYTKLLLSRSDRSSKEKKKFKKSLEDCRQLDEILLGLIQNVQNYNSIEHDFEPYIDRENPDECLICMGEDSCVTIPDCGHKFCEPCMKDYLTELKGDLSQTSKGIVCPGHPCQASIPNPILEHIWGISTYQKMRHHQLKLAYQGSERILYCPFEYCETFFDPEEITSFEVKCPDCLGRFCVKCGARPYHDHLTCEQNEQAESTPQGADASMRIFLEKNKGVYKRCPNCNQPIEKNLGCKAMKCRSCRTQFCWDCLMISQNIHSHICSPSDNQATGSTTGENDPSNAICDFCNGAQPSEIAPMLCEHRACERCYVRMLWDGGNNQNESICTICNAGNNEDALLGEATGVTRVQTRESTVTDRNGKICVVCNAKIENTEFDVCLSCLSSFSLGP; this is encoded by the coding sequence ATGGATTCGGAACACAACATTACCCGTTGTTTATTATCAAAGGCATCCGGATTAAATCAGTCATTACCTTCATTTTTTTCACTGACAAACCTTGGCTCATACCTCTACACCCGACTGTCAATGGCAGGCTCTGATCACAATAACATTCCGTTCGTCGGTGTTTCTAAATTAAAACAACCGTCTCTGCCACTGCCAAAAATACCAGTTCCCGGTTTTACATCACCGGCTCTGTTTTCATCTGACAATTTCTCATCTGACAATTTCTCATCTGACAACTTCTCATCTGACAATACAGAGCCTTTAAATCAAAAAGAATGGGTCAGGTCTTATTTGATTCCTGATAACCACTCAATTGACCTCACAGACAAATTAAATAGTGCCTTTCATCATATTTACCAACATCAGGCATCCGGTGCTGAAAAGCCTGAGAAGGATACCTATCTCGATATATATGCTTCTCTAATTAATCATAAAGTCAGGCAGGTTATCGTTCTTCCAGAACATCTCTTAATGCAGGAACAAACCTTTGGTTTTCTCAATAACTTATTAGAGGCATCTCTTGATGCCTGGCTAACCCACTATCTATCCATTTCGGATACGTCATCACTAATCAGGCTTATCACGGTATTCATTGAAACAGCAAAGGCTGTTATGGTCTCAGGAGCCGGCGGCGGCGACTGGAACAAGGGGGGCTGGATAAATAACGAGTTCAGCGATGACGCACCGTTCTCTGTTCGCATATCCTTCTCTCCACAAACCCCCGCTCAGTGGATGCAAGCACTGATCACGCTGGAAATGGAACAGAAACACAGGCTAATAGCTCTTCTGTACAATCAGCTGCATGCATCGGTTCTGTCTGGCAACAGGAATCTGGCCAGAATTTTGCGTGACAGAATAATGCTAATAGAAGTTGAAGCCGGTGATAGGCTAGGGCGAATAAATGATTCAGGTCACTCCGCTGCCGAGCTTTCTATGCATGCGGAGCAGCTGATCAGAGTATTTCTTTCTCATGCGGAGGATGTACAACGTTACCAGACTCTCGCTACCCAAAACACCTCCCATACCTATTCAGGCAGACGCCATTCAGCCATAGAATTAATTTTTAATGAGATTGAAAGCCGGTTGGAGCAATTGACCGGCTCTGGTGCCAGCCAGAGAGAGATCAGCGAGCTGTACTCAGCACTGCAAAGCCTTGCATTATTGTCAGGGCATTTTATACACGACTATGACAGTGAAAATAGTCAGCTCGTTGATGGAGACCGGCAACCCACTGAAAACAGTGACAAGGGAACCCCATCAACCACCACGGGCAATGTTTTTTCGACGACCAGGACAGGCGGAGATTCTAACAGACGACCGACACGAAGCCTTCGTCAGTCAGGACGTGAAAACGGTGACGATGACGGTGATGGGAATCGCCCTCCTCATCCTGGTCCTGGCTCTCCACGTTATCTGTACAACAGCCCGGCCGATGTTGAAACTACCATGGTCACTGAACTGGAGAATAATCCGGTAGGTTTGACTTTGAATGCAGTGAAAACGCTTCTGGAGGCTTTTGGGAACCAGCTACTCGGGGTGCAAAGCTCAAATTACCCTAACAACACCCTGCTTCACATTATTTATTTAAACCAGAAAACAGACATTATCGAGTGGATAGATACACACATCCCCAGTCAAGACCTTAATCTTGTACTTAGTACAAGCAACCTCAAAAATGAAACGCCTGATACGCTGAAAACCAACCGAAAGCACTCTGCACGGGAAGGGCTTCCGCCTCCGCCGGAGCATTTGATACGCAACAGAGAGCGGGCAAATACTAACAATCAGCCTACAGGAAGACCACTTCGTAGCCCTGCCCGTTATCCATCCGGCAGCCTGACCAATAAGGCTACCTTCATCGTCACTGATCTGGACAATACTCCGAGAGTTCTGACGTTGGATATCGTGAAATCGCTTATAAATCATTTTGGGAACCAGGTACTCGGGGTGAAAAGCTCAAATTCCTCTAAAAACACCCTGCTTCACATTATTTATTTAAGCCAAAAAACAGACATTATTAATTGGATACATACAAACATACCCAGACAAAACCTTAATAGTATGCTTAGTGCAAGAAACAGCAAAAATGAAACGCCTGCTACACAGAAAATCAACCTAAGGCACTCAGTATGGGAAGGGCTTCCCCCCCCTGAAGCGGGAGCCTCATCAACGTCTGCGGGTAATGGTTTGACAACTCCCGGCACAAGCAGCGGAAGTTCTTACAGCCTTCAGACAAGACCGCATCATCATTCATACAACAATCTGCCCTATGTTGAAATGCAGGCTGTCACTGAACTGGAGAATAATCCGGCAGACCTGACTTTGAATGCTCTTAAATCACTTATAGAAGAGCATGGAGAAGAAGTGCTTGGGATGAGAAGCTCAAATGATGCCAGAAACACCTTGCTACACATTATTTATTTAAACAAAAAGATAAGCATCATCAACTGGATAAATACAAACGTCTCCAATGACTTACGTAAAGTTCTATTTCGTACAATGAACAATCAAAATATAGCCCCGGCGATGCTGGCAAACCGATTAAATAAAAATCGAAAAGCAGCAAAACTTGTGCATGAGAACATCAGCTCTGAGCAAATCAAAGCCTTGTCTGAGGCGTTGAAGAGGGTCGAAAGCCCTCTGCAAAAGGAACAGGAATTCAACAGGCGGCAAGACCTCAATCCCGGAAATGCGAGACATAAAAAAGCAGCGCACAAAAATAAAAGCGCTCCCTCTGACAGAGCCAAAGTTACGAACGTAAGGAGCTTATATGACCCCGACACAGGGAAAAGCCAGACAATGCCCTGTGCAGCTCATAAGGAAAGCGGCTGCCACAATGGCTTTGCTAAAGTTCCCTGCTGCTCAGGCTCTGTAGAACCTGCGCGAATTTGCCTGGAGTATCTTTACTTCGTCGTAGAAAACTACCTTAAATCACAGTCCACTCCATGTCCGAACTGCCAAACGCCATTGGATGTGCCTGCTCTGTTAGAGCTCACGCTGAAGGATATTTCAGATAAAAATGAAACTTACACTAAGTTATTGCTATCAAGATCAGACCGATCGAGCAAGGAAAAAAAGAAGTTCAAAAAGTCATTAGAGGACTGCCGTCAGTTGGACGAGATACTACTGGGTCTTATTCAAAACGTGCAGAATTACAACTCTATAGAACATGATTTTGAACCGTATATCGACAGGGAAAATCCGGATGAGTGTCTCATCTGTATGGGAGAGGACTCCTGTGTCACGATACCAGATTGTGGTCATAAGTTCTGCGAACCCTGCATGAAGGATTATCTGACAGAACTGAAGGGAGATTTAAGCCAGACTTCCAAGGGCATCGTTTGTCCGGGACACCCTTGTCAGGCTTCAATACCCAACCCGATTCTAGAGCACATCTGGGGAATCAGTACCTACCAGAAAATGCGTCATCATCAGTTAAAGCTGGCTTATCAGGGAAGCGAGCGAATATTGTATTGTCCGTTTGAATATTGTGAAACTTTTTTTGACCCGGAGGAGATAACCTCTTTCGAGGTAAAATGCCCCGATTGCCTCGGTCGCTTTTGCGTCAAATGCGGTGCCCGCCCTTATCACGACCATCTTACTTGTGAGCAGAATGAACAAGCCGAATCGACGCCACAAGGAGCCGATGCATCCATGCGGATATTCCTTGAGAAAAACAAAGGCGTTTATAAGCGTTGCCCGAACTGTAATCAGCCCATTGAAAAAAACCTGGGCTGTAAGGCAATGAAATGTAGATCTTGCCGTACTCAGTTTTGCTGGGACTGTCTGATGATCAGTCAAAATATTCATTCGCACATATGCTCCCCTTCCGATAACCAGGCAACAGGCAGTACCACAGGTGAAAATGACCCATCAAACGCAATCTGTGACTTCTGCAATGGCGCTCAACCATCAGAAATTGCTCCAATGCTCTGCGAACACAGAGCCTGTGAAAGGTGCTACGTACGGATGCTCTGGGATGGGGGAAACAATCAAAACGAGAGCATTTGCACAATATGCAACGCTGGTAACAATGAAGATGCCCTGCTCGGAGAGGCAACAGGAGTGACGAGGGTTCAGACAAGAGAGAGCACAGTCACCGATCGCAATGGAAAAATATGCGTGGTGTGTAATGCCAAAATTGAAAATACTGAATTTGATGTTTGCCTGAGTTGTTTATCTTCGTTCTCACTGGGGCCCTGA
- a CDS encoding transposase codes for MTRVLPAWFSAKYRRNVFTREMTDQLREIFSETCPQMECHFQKIR; via the coding sequence ATGACGAGGGTTTTGCCTGCATGGTTTTCAGCAAAGTATCGCCGGAACGTATTCACGAGGGAAATGACCGATCAACTTCGTGAGATCTTTTCAGAAACCTGCCCGCAAATGGAGTGCCACTTTCAGAAAATTCGTTAA